In the genome of Kwoniella shivajii chromosome 5, complete sequence, one region contains:
- a CDS encoding 5-aminolevulinic acid synthase has product MQVTSLLRYSGVCPFLGHSTAGSLRSMASTNVSSNVSSLTAKAMTCPMMGPKLASISQARTYASVAGNREVEEMHKQKNVQFNNAEAAKCPHAKAAQQAASDVKETARSSGRFDYQKFYDAELQKKHKDKSYRYFNNINRLAAKFTMAHTSSVKDEVNVWCANDYLGMSKNPVVLGTMKRTLDRYGAGAGGTRNIAGNGALHLSLEDELASLHRKQAALVFSSCYVANDACLATIGAKLPGCVIFSDSSNHASMIQGIRHSGAKKVIFKHNDLADLEAKLQAVPKETPKLIAFESVYSMCGSVAPIEAICDLADKYGAITFLDEVHAVGMYGPNGAGVAEHLDYEPHLSTRLSSEPVKGSVMDRIDIITGTLGKAYGVVGGYIAGSSDLVDVVRSYAPGFIFTTSLPPAVVAGAQASIAYQREYKGDRRLQQLNTREVKRQLHNLDIPVVPNPSHIIPVLVGDAALAKEASDMLLSKHQIYVQSINYPTVAVGEERLRITPTPGHSTEQIAHLVESIDSVFKKLSLKRISDWQAVGGRAGVGIKDAVPVEPVWSDKQLGLDDGSAPTRLTGGAKGVVRDEAVEVAQKRLTHLLGADAGPALASISYK; this is encoded by the exons ATGCAAGTGACTTCCTTACTCCGATACTCTGGAGTCTGCCCTTTCTTGGGTCACTCCACAGCTGGATCGCTCCGATCGATGGCGTCCACCAACGTATCTTCAAACGTATCCTCCCTCACCGCGAAAGCGATGACCTGTCCTATGATGGGTCCCAAATTAGCATCCATCTCACAAGCTAGAACTTATGCTTCCGTAGCTGGCAACAGAGAAGTCGAGGAGATGCATAAG CAAAAGAACGTTCAGTTCAACAATGCTGAAGCTGCTAAATGCCCACATGCTAAAGCCGCTCAACAAGCTGCTTCAGATGTAAAAGAGACAGCTAGATCGTCTGGTAGATTTGATTATCAGAAGTTCTATGATGCTGAACTGCAAAAGAAACACAAAGACAA ATCCTACCGATACTTCAATAACATCAATCGACTTGCCGCTAAATTTACTATGGCTCATACATCCAGTGTCAAAGATGAAGTCAATGTTTGGTGCGCAAACGATTACCTCGGTATGAGTAAGAATCCAGTTGTACTTGGAACaatgaa ACGTACACTTGATCGGTATGgtgctggtgcaggtggtaCTCGTAATATCGCTGGTAACGGTGCCCTTCACTTATCACTTGAAGACGAGTTAGcttctcttcatcggaaACAAGCCGCTTTGgtcttttcctcttgttACGTCGCCAACGATGCTTGTCTCGCCACGATCGGAGCGAAATTACCTGGTTGTGTGATTTTCTCCGATTCCTCAAATCACGCCTCGATGATTCAAGGTATCCGACATTCTGGAGCTAAGAAAGTCATTTTCAAGCATAACGATCTGGCCGATCTAGAAGCTAAACTTCAAGCTGTACCCAAAGAAACACCCAAATTGATCGCTTTTGAAAGTGTTTATTCCATGTGTGGATCAGTTGCTCCCATTGAAGCGATTTGTGATCTTGCCGATAAATACGGTGCAATCACTTTCCTCGATGAAGTTCACGCTGTAGGAATGTATGGTCCCAACGGTGCTGGTGTTGCCGAGCATTTGGATTATGAACCTCATCTTTCCACTCGACTTTCATCCGAACCGGTAAAAGGAAGTGTAATGGACCGAATCGACATCATTACTGGAACTCTTGGTAAAGCTTATGGAGTAGTTGGTGGATATATCGCTGGATCATCTGATTTAGTCGATGTTGTTAGATCTTACGCTCCTGGATTCATCTTTACaacttctcttccacccGCTGTAGTAGCAGGTGCTCAAGCTTCTATCGCTTATCAAAGGGAATACAAAGGTGATAGAAGATTACAACAACTCAACACCAGAGAAGTCAAGAGACAATTGCACAACCTTGATATCCCAGTTGTACCAAACCCATCACACATCATTCCAGTTCTAGTTGGAGATGCGGCTTTGGCTAAAGAGGCGTCGGACATGTTATTGTCCAAACATCAAATCTACgtacaatcaatcaactaCCCAACTGTAGCAGTCGGAGAAGAGAGGTTAAGAATCACACCTACTCCAGGTCATTCAACCGAACAAATCGCTCATCTAGTCGAATCAATCGATAGCGTATTCAAGAAACTATCTCTCAAGAGAATTAGTGATTGGCAAGCTGTTGGTGGTAGAGCCGGAGTAGGAATCAAAGATGCTGTTCCAGTTGAACCTGTTTGGTCAGACAAACAATTAGGTTTAGATGACGGTTCAGCTCCTACTAGGTTGACTGGAGGTGCCAAAGGTGTGGTCAGAGACGAAGCTGTTGAAGTAGCCCAAAAGAGATTAACTCATCTCTTGGGTGCAGATGCTGGTCCTGCTTTAGCTTCCATCTCCTACAAGTAA